One window of Nostoc sp. C052 genomic DNA carries:
- a CDS encoding type II toxin-antitoxin system RelE/ParE family toxin, translating to MPNEQPSIFIDLTPEYKHNLRDLSKRFRNIRSDVQPIIEQLQQGNFFGNRIAGIGEEYIIYKVRVRNSHIQKGKSVGYRLIYQVESPTSILLLTIYSKSDREDIGVNEIREILADFDSGES from the coding sequence ATGCCGAATGAACAGCCATCAATATTCATCGATTTAACTCCTGAATACAAACACAACCTGCGCGACCTTTCAAAGAGATTTCGCAATATTCGCTCTGATGTTCAACCGATTATCGAGCAATTACAGCAAGGAAATTTTTTCGGCAATCGCATTGCTGGCATTGGTGAGGAGTATATTATTTACAAGGTGAGAGTTCGCAACAGTCATATCCAAAAAGGTAAGAGTGTTGGATATCGACTGATTTATCAAGTGGAGTCGCCTACAAGTATTTTGCTACTAACGATTTATTCAAAATCTGACCGAGAAGATATTGGTGTAAATGAAATCCGAGAAATTTTAGCTGATTTTGACAGTGGGGAAAGTTGA
- a CDS encoding cytochrome C, with product MSIFVKRKTRDRVSPSLLGDRQALQQSAEREFKRQFFGLLLVIVTWSLAMGWLLALATNAQSATPTAEIGTVDVVPAQYKLGQELYLENCSTCHIGLPPAVLPTQTWKNLLQDSQHYGAQLKPLVDPPRILVWKYLSTFSRVQLDDEETPYRLNNSRYFKALHPKVKLPRPVQISSCVSCHPSASDYNFRRLTAEWK from the coding sequence ATGTCAATTTTTGTTAAGCGCAAAACCCGCGATCGCGTTTCGCCATCACTCTTAGGCGATCGCCAAGCGCTACAGCAAAGCGCTGAACGTGAATTCAAACGCCAATTTTTCGGTTTACTTCTGGTAATTGTAACCTGGAGTTTAGCTATGGGCTGGCTTCTAGCCTTGGCAACTAACGCCCAAAGTGCTACTCCCACCGCCGAAATTGGCACTGTTGACGTAGTACCTGCACAATACAAACTAGGACAAGAACTGTATTTAGAAAACTGCTCCACATGCCACATCGGCTTACCACCAGCAGTTTTACCTACCCAAACTTGGAAAAATCTTCTGCAAGATTCGCAGCACTACGGCGCACAACTCAAGCCTTTAGTCGATCCGCCGCGCATATTGGTGTGGAAATATCTTTCGACTTTCTCGCGTGTGCAGCTAGACGACGAAGAAACGCCATATCGCCTCAACAATTCGCGTTATTTCAAAGCTTTGCATCCAAAAGTGAAGTTACCACGTCCAGTCCAGATTAGCAGTTGTGTCAGTTGTCATCCCAGTGCTAGTGATTACAATTTCCGTCGCCTGACAGCAGAGTGGAAGTGA
- the secA gene encoding preprotein translocase subunit SecA, translating to MLKLLLGDPNARKLKKYQPSVTEINLLEEEIKALSDHELKGKTVEFKQRLAKGETLDDILPEAYAVVREAGRRVLGLRHFDVQLLGGIILHVGQIAEMKTGEGKTLVATLPSYLNALTGKGVHVITVNDYLARRDAEWMGQVHRFLGLSVGLIQASMTPSERQKNYDCDITYVTNSEVGFDYLRDNMATSMADVVQRPFNYCVIDEVDSILVDEARTPLIISGQVERPTEKYLQAAEIAFTLKKDEHYDVDEKARNVLLTDEGFAESENLLGVTDLFDPEDPWAHFVFNAIKAKELFLKDVNYIVRNGEVVIVDEFTGRVLAGRRWSDGLHQAIEAKEHVEIQPETQTLATITYQNMFLLYPKLGGMTGTAKTEEPEFEKIYKLEVAVIPTNRDRRREDLSDMVFKTEPGKWGAIARECAEMHELGRPVLVGTTSVEKSELLSRLLKDLKIPHELLNARPENVEREAEIIAQAGRKGAVTIATNMAGRGTDIILGGNSEYMARLKLREYFMPRIVQPEDEDSFGVQRAAGLPTGHGGGQGFVPGKKVKTWRASPEIFPTQLTKETEKLLKDAVEIAVREYGERSLPELEAEEKVAVAAEKAPIDDPVIQKLREAYNHVKREYEQFTTREHNEVVEIGGLHVIGTERHESRRIDNQLRGRAGRQGDPGTTRFFLSLEDNLLRIFGGDRVAGLMNAFQVEEDMPIESGMLTRSLEGAQKKVETYYYDIRKQVFEYDEVMNNQRRAIYAERRRVLEGQDLKEQVIKYAEKTMDDIVDYYINIDLPSEEWELEKLVEKVKEFVYLLADLQASQLEDITVSEIKAFLHEQVRIAYDLKEAQIDQVQPGLMRQAERFFILQRIDTLWREHLQQMDALRESVGLRGYGQKDPLIEYKSEGYELFLDMMVNIRRDVVYSLFMFQPQPQSLVQASSEMV from the coding sequence ATGCTAAAACTTTTGTTGGGCGACCCCAACGCTCGTAAGCTTAAAAAATACCAACCTTCTGTTACTGAAATTAACCTTTTAGAGGAAGAAATTAAGGCTCTTTCTGATCATGAATTAAAAGGTAAAACCGTTGAATTTAAACAACGACTCGCCAAAGGCGAAACCTTGGATGACATATTGCCAGAGGCTTACGCCGTTGTTCGGGAAGCAGGACGGCGAGTCTTAGGCTTGCGGCACTTTGATGTCCAACTCCTTGGCGGTATCATTCTGCATGTAGGGCAAATTGCCGAAATGAAAACCGGCGAGGGTAAAACACTAGTTGCTACCTTGCCAAGTTATTTAAATGCCCTCACTGGTAAAGGTGTACACGTCATCACCGTGAACGATTACCTGGCTCGTCGGGATGCGGAATGGATGGGACAGGTGCATCGGTTCTTGGGGCTGAGTGTAGGGCTAATTCAGGCAAGCATGACTCCCAGTGAACGCCAGAAAAACTACGACTGCGATATCACTTATGTTACCAACAGCGAGGTCGGCTTCGACTATCTGCGGGATAACATGGCGACATCAATGGCAGATGTGGTGCAACGCCCGTTTAATTATTGCGTAATTGACGAGGTGGACTCAATTTTAGTTGATGAGGCGCGGACACCACTGATTATTTCTGGGCAGGTGGAAAGACCTACAGAAAAGTATCTACAAGCTGCTGAAATAGCATTCACACTTAAAAAAGACGAACATTACGATGTCGATGAAAAAGCTCGTAACGTTCTATTGACAGATGAAGGGTTTGCTGAATCGGAAAATCTTTTAGGAGTCACAGATTTATTTGACCCAGAAGATCCTTGGGCGCACTTTGTTTTCAATGCAATTAAAGCCAAAGAACTTTTCCTCAAGGATGTAAATTACATCGTCCGCAATGGGGAAGTGGTAATTGTGGATGAATTTACTGGTCGGGTGCTAGCCGGAAGGCGTTGGAGTGATGGATTACACCAGGCAATTGAAGCTAAAGAACACGTAGAAATTCAGCCAGAAACTCAAACTCTAGCGACAATTACCTATCAAAATATGTTCTTGCTGTATCCCAAACTCGGTGGGATGACAGGAACGGCAAAAACCGAAGAACCGGAATTTGAAAAAATTTACAAACTCGAAGTTGCGGTAATTCCCACCAACCGCGATCGCCGACGCGAAGACTTGTCTGATATGGTGTTCAAAACAGAACCAGGCAAGTGGGGGGCGATCGCTAGAGAATGTGCCGAAATGCACGAACTCGGCAGGCCTGTATTAGTGGGAACCACTAGTGTAGAAAAATCCGAACTTCTCAGTCGCCTATTGAAAGATTTAAAGATTCCTCACGAATTACTCAACGCCCGTCCCGAAAACGTCGAACGTGAGGCGGAAATCATCGCCCAAGCCGGACGGAAGGGTGCTGTTACCATTGCTACTAACATGGCTGGTAGAGGTACAGACATCATTTTGGGTGGGAACTCCGAATATATGGCGCGTTTGAAGCTGCGGGAATACTTCATGCCCCGCATTGTCCAGCCAGAAGATGAAGATAGCTTTGGCGTGCAAAGAGCAGCCGGATTACCCACAGGACACGGCGGTGGTCAAGGCTTTGTTCCTGGTAAAAAAGTCAAAACTTGGCGGGCTTCACCAGAAATTTTCCCTACCCAGTTGACCAAAGAAACCGAAAAACTACTCAAAGACGCAGTAGAAATTGCAGTGCGTGAGTATGGCGAACGTAGCTTACCCGAACTCGAAGCTGAAGAAAAGGTAGCTGTGGCAGCAGAAAAAGCTCCCATCGATGACCCAGTAATTCAGAAATTGCGGGAAGCCTACAACCACGTTAAGCGAGAGTATGAACAATTTACGACCCGCGAACACAATGAGGTCGTAGAAATTGGCGGTTTGCACGTAATTGGTACAGAACGCCACGAATCGCGGCGGATTGACAACCAGTTGCGCGGACGTGCAGGGCGACAAGGCGACCCCGGAACCACAAGATTCTTCCTTAGTTTAGAGGATAATCTACTACGGATTTTTGGTGGCGATCGCGTTGCTGGATTAATGAATGCCTTCCAAGTGGAAGAAGATATGCCCATCGAATCTGGTATGCTTACCCGCAGTTTGGAAGGCGCCCAGAAAAAAGTTGAAACCTACTACTACGACATTCGGAAGCAGGTATTTGAGTACGACGAGGTGATGAATAATCAACGTCGTGCTATTTATGCTGAACGTCGCCGAGTGCTAGAAGGTCAAGACTTGAAAGAACAGGTGATTAAATACGCCGAAAAAACGATGGATGACATCGTTGATTACTACATCAACATAGACTTACCCTCGGAAGAGTGGGAGTTAGAAAAGTTGGTTGAGAAAGTCAAAGAATTTGTCTATCTACTAGCAGATTTACAAGCTAGTCAATTAGAAGATATCACCGTCAGCGAGATTAAAGCCTTCCTCCACGAACAGGTGCGAATTGCTTACGACCTCAAAGAAGCGCAGATTGACCAAGTTCAACCCGGACTGATGCGCCAAGCGGAACGCTTCTTTATTTTGCAACGCATTGATACCCTGTGGCGGGAACACCTGCAACAAATGGATGCCTTGCGCGAATCGGTGGGATTACGTGGTTATGGACAAAAAGACCCGCTGATTGAGTATAAGAGCGAGGGGTATGAATTGTTCTTGGATATGATGGTTAACATTCGCCGAGATGTGGTGTACTCGTTGTTTATGTTCCAGCCTCAGCCTCAATCACTGGTGCAGGCTTCCTCTGAAATGGTATGA
- the dnaK gene encoding molecular chaperone DnaK, with protein MAKVVGIDLGTTNSCVAVMEGGKPTVIANAEGFRTTPSVVAFAKNGDNLVGQIAKRQAVMNPENTFYSVKRFIGRRYDEVSNEATEVSYKVLSSNGNVKLDCPIAGKPFAPEEISAKVLRKLVEDASKYLGETVTQAVITVPAYFNDSQRQATKDAGKIAGIEVLRIINEPTAASLAYGFDKKSNETILVFDLGGGTFDVSVLEVGDGVFEVLATSGDTHLGGDDFDKKIVDFLAEKFKKAEGIDLRKDKQALQRLTEAAEKAKIELSSVTQAEINLPFITATQDGPKHLDTTLTRAQFEELCSDLIDRCRIPVENALRDAKLTKGDIDEVVLVGGSTRIPAVHQIVKQVLGKDPNQSVNPDEVVAVGAAIQAGVLAGDVTGILLLDVTPLSLGVETLGGVMTKIIPRNTTIPTKKSEVFSTAVDGQTNVEIHVLQGEREFSNDNKSLGTFRLDGIPPAPRGVPQIEVVFDIDANGILNVTAKDKGTGKEQSISITGASTLDKNDVDRMVREAEQNASSDKERREKIERKNQADSLAYQAEKQLQELGDKVPDADKTKVEGLVKELREAVAKEDDEQIKKLTPELQQALFAVGSNIYQQAGGGAAPGAEPQDSGSTSSSGGGDDVIDADFTESK; from the coding sequence ATGGCAAAAGTAGTTGGAATTGACTTAGGAACAACGAACTCCTGCGTGGCAGTGATGGAAGGTGGTAAACCCACAGTAATTGCTAATGCTGAAGGTTTTCGGACAACGCCATCAGTAGTTGCATTTGCAAAAAATGGCGACAACTTGGTTGGCCAAATCGCCAAACGTCAAGCGGTGATGAACCCCGAAAATACGTTTTACTCAGTCAAACGCTTTATCGGACGCCGCTACGATGAAGTGAGTAATGAAGCTACAGAAGTTTCTTACAAAGTCCTCAGCAGCAATGGCAATGTCAAATTAGATTGTCCGATAGCTGGTAAACCGTTTGCTCCTGAAGAAATTTCTGCAAAAGTTCTTCGCAAACTAGTTGAAGATGCCAGCAAATACCTGGGTGAAACTGTAACCCAAGCTGTAATTACTGTTCCCGCATACTTCAACGACTCGCAGCGGCAAGCGACAAAAGACGCTGGTAAAATTGCCGGGATTGAAGTTCTGCGGATTATCAACGAACCGACAGCTGCTTCTCTAGCTTATGGATTTGACAAGAAGAGTAACGAAACCATTCTCGTATTTGACCTTGGTGGTGGTACTTTCGACGTATCCGTGCTGGAAGTAGGAGATGGAGTTTTTGAAGTACTAGCTACATCTGGGGATACTCACCTTGGTGGTGATGACTTCGATAAAAAAATAGTTGACTTCTTAGCTGAGAAGTTCAAAAAAGCTGAAGGTATTGACCTACGCAAAGATAAACAAGCTTTACAACGTCTGACTGAAGCCGCAGAAAAAGCCAAAATTGAGCTTTCTAGCGTTACTCAAGCAGAAATTAACTTGCCATTTATCACCGCTACCCAGGATGGGCCCAAGCACCTGGATACAACCCTGACTCGCGCTCAGTTTGAAGAACTTTGCTCTGACTTAATCGACCGTTGCCGCATTCCTGTTGAAAATGCTCTCCGGGATGCCAAGTTAACCAAAGGCGATATTGATGAAGTCGTGTTAGTTGGTGGTTCTACCCGGATTCCCGCAGTCCACCAGATTGTGAAGCAGGTATTGGGTAAAGACCCCAACCAAAGCGTTAACCCTGATGAAGTCGTAGCAGTTGGTGCAGCGATTCAAGCCGGGGTACTGGCTGGTGATGTAACTGGCATTTTGCTGTTAGATGTGACACCCCTATCTTTGGGTGTGGAAACATTGGGTGGCGTAATGACCAAAATTATCCCCCGCAACACCACAATTCCTACCAAGAAATCGGAAGTCTTCTCCACTGCGGTGGATGGTCAAACCAACGTAGAAATTCACGTCCTCCAAGGTGAACGCGAATTCTCTAACGATAACAAGAGCTTGGGAACCTTCCGCCTTGATGGTATTCCTCCTGCACCACGCGGCGTCCCTCAAATTGAAGTGGTCTTCGATATTGATGCTAACGGTATCCTTAACGTCACCGCTAAAGACAAAGGCACTGGTAAAGAACAGTCCATCAGCATCACCGGCGCTTCCACCCTGGATAAAAATGATGTTGACCGGATGGTAAGAGAAGCTGAACAAAACGCTTCATCTGACAAAGAGCGGCGTGAGAAGATTGAACGCAAGAACCAAGCCGATTCTTTGGCATACCAAGCTGAAAAGCAGTTACAAGAATTGGGCGATAAAGTTCCCGATGCTGATAAAACTAAAGTCGAAGGTTTAGTGAAAGAACTGCGGGAAGCAGTTGCTAAAGAAGACGATGAGCAAATCAAGAAGCTGACCCCAGAATTGCAACAAGCGCTATTCGCTGTTGGTAGCAACATCTATCAACAAGCTGGTGGCGGTGCTGCGCCAGGTGCGGAACCTCAAGATAGCGGTTCTACATCTAGCTCTGGTGGCGGCGACGATGTGATTGACGCTGATTTTACAGAGAGCAAATAA
- a CDS encoding ABC transporter ATP-binding protein encodes MSIYQSLKKSYRQDRRRENDWRLFLRLVPYARRSGRLLALSMCLLVPIALANALQPFLIGQVISLIRHEPSAYEFFRNRPFSQGLNILEGLLVIAIAIQLMLTGVQGYIVQKLGQQITAAIRQDLFQHVTSLAVRFFDRTPVGKLITRITSDVEVLGDVFSTGAIGIVSNLFLMLVTLSLMFSIQWQLACLLLLILLPISWLIVYIQKQYRKANYKGREELSILNSQLQENVLGINVVQLFRREKFNAELFRTTNKNYTQQMDKTIFYDSFVSATLEWIGLIAIAGVLCVGGWLLLGKSLTFGTLSTFILYAQRLFDPLRDFAEKFTVIQAGFTAIERVSDILDEPIEIRDRANVRFSIFDAKFGYIDEIVANLESPDLTSPPELGEIHFDHVWFAYKNDDYVIKDLDFTIHPGEKIALVGPTGAGKTSIIRLLCRLYEPTKGRILIDGVDIREVPQAELRRYMAVILQEGFLFAGDVKSNISLGDGYTIEQIQQAAEETNIAQFIEELPQGYDTQLRERGTNISSGQKQLLAFARAAIRNPQILVLDEATASLDVGTEASVQEALNQLLLRRTAIIIAHRLSTIRNVDRIFVLKRGELIEQGSHDQLLQQQGLYATLHNLQMLGS; translated from the coding sequence ATGAGCATCTACCAATCTCTCAAAAAATCTTACAGGCAAGACAGACGCCGTGAAAATGACTGGCGGTTGTTTTTGCGTCTAGTACCCTATGCCCGTCGTAGCGGCCGGTTATTGGCGCTGTCGATGTGCCTACTAGTACCGATCGCCCTAGCTAATGCCTTACAACCGTTCTTAATCGGTCAAGTAATTTCCCTGATTCGGCATGAACCAAGCGCTTACGAATTTTTTCGCAATCGTCCCTTCTCACAAGGGTTAAATATCCTAGAGGGATTATTGGTGATTGCGATCGCCATCCAATTAATGTTGACAGGTGTCCAAGGTTATATAGTCCAAAAGCTAGGGCAGCAAATCACCGCAGCAATTCGCCAAGACTTATTCCAGCATGTGACATCTCTAGCAGTACGTTTTTTTGACCGCACGCCCGTAGGTAAATTAATCACCAGAATCACCAGTGATGTGGAAGTGTTAGGTGATGTCTTTTCGACTGGGGCAATTGGCATCGTGTCCAATTTGTTTTTAATGCTGGTAACTTTGAGTTTAATGTTTTCTATCCAGTGGCAACTCGCTTGCTTGCTGCTATTAATACTATTACCAATTAGCTGGTTAATTGTTTACATTCAGAAACAGTACCGCAAAGCCAATTACAAAGGACGGGAAGAACTTTCTATTCTGAATTCGCAGCTACAAGAAAATGTACTTGGCATTAACGTCGTCCAGTTGTTCCGCAGAGAAAAATTTAATGCTGAATTGTTTCGTACTACGAACAAGAACTACACTCAGCAAATGGATAAAACCATTTTTTATGATTCATTTGTTTCCGCAACCTTAGAGTGGATTGGATTAATTGCGATCGCAGGTGTTTTGTGTGTGGGTGGGTGGCTGCTATTGGGAAAAAGTTTGACTTTTGGAACATTATCTACATTTATTTTGTATGCCCAGCGATTATTTGATCCTTTACGGGATTTTGCCGAAAAATTTACAGTAATTCAAGCTGGTTTCACTGCTATTGAACGCGTCAGCGATATCTTAGATGAACCGATAGAAATCCGCGATCGCGCCAACGTTCGTTTTTCAATCTTTGATGCGAAGTTTGGCTACATAGACGAAATCGTGGCAAATCTAGAATCCCCAGACCTCACTTCTCCCCCAGAACTAGGAGAAATTCATTTCGATCACGTCTGGTTTGCTTACAAAAATGATGATTACGTAATTAAAGACTTAGATTTCACCATTCATCCTGGTGAAAAAATTGCATTAGTTGGCCCCACTGGTGCAGGTAAAACTTCGATTATCCGGCTTTTGTGCCGCCTCTACGAACCCACCAAAGGACGCATTCTCATTGATGGCGTAGATATTCGAGAAGTCCCCCAGGCAGAACTGCGGCGTTACATGGCAGTAATTTTACAAGAAGGCTTTTTGTTCGCTGGCGATGTTAAAAGCAATATTTCTTTAGGAGATGGCTACACTATTGAACAGATTCAACAAGCAGCCGAAGAAACTAACATTGCCCAGTTTATAGAAGAACTACCCCAAGGTTATGATACTCAACTTCGAGAGCGAGGCACAAATATTTCTAGTGGTCAAAAGCAACTTTTAGCCTTTGCGCGAGCTGCCATTCGCAATCCCCAAATTTTGGTATTAGATGAAGCTACCGCTAGTTTAGATGTTGGTACAGAAGCTTCAGTTCAAGAGGCATTAAACCAGCTATTGCTCAGACGTACCGCCATTATTATCGCCCACCGCTTGTCTACAATTCGCAATGTAGACCGGATTTTTGTTTTGAAGCGGGGCGAATTAATCGAACAGGGAAGTCACGATCAACTACTGCAACAGCAAGGGCTTTATGCCACCTTACACAATTTGCAGATGTTGGGAAGTTAG
- a CDS encoding Npun_R2821/Npun_R2822 family protein — translation MELFGIYTLANDAVYDQLVALLNSIEVNVSPDIPVCIIPYNERLDLVQKEIKSRKNVSIFENWEAIQYWEDFAHKVWAVHPGARTSKISRNWWSSGHLQRKMCVFNGHFNRFLFCDADSLLMKPVDDIFEKLNAYDFVFDDWIHTKERTKVPLNIPLLEKSKIAYEKDIRPRLHCSDFFGSKSGLFPEKDLDLYKKLLIEDGEIEWLTACWDDAHLFNYLTWKSNLDLFNFTLSPNGQERTGNCANSDPFVNINNILYNQDELKPIHRIHYMNYSYTDFARLCQGEDVNICYRDEFLYYRFLKEPEKRPQQLKQPNIVTKSNRLIQKAVKKLQIALT, via the coding sequence ATGGAACTTTTCGGTATTTATACACTTGCAAATGATGCCGTTTACGATCAGCTAGTGGCATTGTTGAATAGTATTGAAGTTAATGTTAGCCCAGATATTCCTGTTTGTATTATTCCCTATAATGAGAGATTAGACTTAGTTCAAAAAGAAATAAAGTCTAGAAAAAACGTCAGCATTTTTGAGAATTGGGAGGCAATACAGTACTGGGAAGATTTTGCTCACAAAGTTTGGGCAGTTCACCCAGGTGCTAGAACTTCCAAAATCTCACGTAATTGGTGGTCATCAGGTCACTTGCAAAGAAAAATGTGTGTTTTTAACGGACATTTTAATCGGTTTTTATTTTGTGATGCTGATAGCCTTCTTATGAAGCCGGTTGATGATATTTTTGAAAAATTAAATGCATACGATTTTGTATTTGATGACTGGATACACACTAAAGAACGTACCAAAGTACCATTGAATATTCCACTTTTAGAAAAGTCCAAGATTGCTTACGAAAAAGACATACGTCCTAGACTTCATTGCTCTGATTTTTTTGGTTCTAAATCAGGGTTATTTCCAGAAAAAGATTTAGATTTATATAAAAAATTATTGATTGAAGATGGAGAGATTGAATGGCTAACTGCATGTTGGGATGATGCACATTTATTTAATTATTTGACATGGAAATCAAATCTTGACTTATTTAATTTTACTCTCAGTCCAAACGGTCAAGAAAGAACAGGTAACTGTGCTAATTCAGATCCCTTTGTAAATATTAATAATATCCTTTACAACCAAGATGAATTAAAACCAATTCATCGTATTCACTACATGAACTATTCCTATACTGATTTTGCCCGTTTATGTCAAGGCGAAGATGTCAATATTTGTTACAGAGACGAGTTTTTATACTATCGTTTTCTTAAGGAACCGGAGAAAAGACCGCAACAGTTAAAACAGCCGAACATTGTTACCAAAAGTAATCGATTAATTCAAAAAGCAGTGAAGAAACTTCAAATAGCTCTTACTTAA
- a CDS encoding GNAT family N-acetyltransferase — protein sequence MEIETARLQLRHFSLNDFDYLFRLYSDAEVMRYLLPRTREQTQTSLNKHIQQWQQHNFGMWAVIHKETRKMIGRCGLSFLENTPEVELGYVFDKSYWNMGMGTEASQATLKFGFGEVKLDRIVAIAHPENIASVRVIQKLGMKYEKDASYYGHDVVYYAISRTEWQPDDSLYILKS from the coding sequence ATGGAGATAGAAACTGCGCGGCTGCAACTAAGGCACTTCTCTCTAAATGATTTTGATTACCTATTTCGCCTCTACAGCGATGCAGAAGTGATGAGGTATCTGTTACCAAGAACAAGGGAACAAACCCAGACAAGTTTAAACAAACATATCCAACAGTGGCAACAACACAACTTTGGGATGTGGGCAGTAATACACAAAGAAACTCGTAAAATGATTGGCCGTTGTGGACTTAGTTTTCTGGAAAATACACCAGAAGTTGAGCTTGGCTATGTGTTTGACAAGTCCTATTGGAATATGGGAATGGGGACTGAAGCCTCACAAGCAACTTTAAAGTTTGGATTTGGGGAGGTGAAGCTAGATCGGATAGTTGCGATCGCACATCCAGAAAACATCGCTTCAGTGCGTGTGATTCAAAAGCTAGGGATGAAGTACGAAAAAGATGCTAGCTATTACGGCCATGATGTAGTTTACTACGCTATCTCACGCACAGAATGGCAACCAGATGATTCTCTTTACATTTTGAAATCTTAA
- a CDS encoding tetratricopeptide repeat protein has protein sequence MTQPLNQVKEWEQRRDEANRYYQRGKFQEYLDLATKNLYLARAIPDRAREGYTLNDLGLAYLSCSQPQRALERFHQALSVAVEISNAPAEATALSNLGSTYSRLGRFSQALAYFDRALFIFRRLQDIQGEVSTLNDVALIYTRLGEPKRALLLQHQILTMRRSLGDFSGEATTLNGIGFAYNVLGKFEQALEFFQAALPIQRAVKNLLAEATTLNNIASVYHDLGKPKEALLLYYQVLLTRQAISDRSGEATTLHNIGFTYATLGHHRQAMKFYKQAIAIYQQLGDALGEISTLLNMGNLYATTRRKKMARSCFQNAQELAEQIEHQPLLEKVQQFIDSL, from the coding sequence ATGACGCAACCATTAAATCAAGTCAAAGAGTGGGAACAACGTCGTGATGAAGCAAACCGCTACTATCAGCGGGGTAAATTTCAAGAGTATCTCGATCTAGCAACCAAGAATTTATACCTAGCTAGAGCAATTCCAGACCGAGCTAGGGAAGGTTATACATTGAACGATCTTGGTTTAGCTTACCTCAGTTGCTCGCAACCTCAAAGAGCATTAGAGCGGTTTCATCAGGCGCTTTCGGTTGCTGTTGAAATTAGCAACGCTCCCGCAGAGGCAACTGCACTTAGCAATTTGGGTTCTACCTACAGCCGTCTAGGACGATTTTCACAGGCGTTGGCATATTTTGATCGAGCGCTTTTCATCTTCAGGCGATTGCAAGATATTCAAGGTGAAGTTTCTACGCTCAATGATGTAGCACTAATTTATACCCGATTGGGGGAACCGAAGCGGGCACTGTTGTTACAACACCAAATTTTGACAATGCGGCGATCGCTAGGTGACTTTTCTGGTGAAGCAACAACCCTAAATGGCATTGGGTTTGCCTACAATGTTTTAGGCAAGTTTGAGCAAGCTCTAGAATTTTTTCAAGCAGCACTCCCAATTCAACGAGCTGTGAAGAATTTGCTTGCAGAAGCAACCACTTTGAATAATATTGCTTCTGTTTATCATGATTTAGGAAAACCGAAAGAAGCTCTATTACTCTACTATCAAGTTCTTTTGACACGTCAGGCAATTAGCGATCGCTCTGGTGAGGCCACAACCCTTCATAACATTGGTTTTACCTACGCTACTCTGGGACACCATCGGCAGGCAATGAAGTTTTACAAACAAGCCATTGCAATTTATCAACAACTGGGCGATGCTCTGGGAGAAATTTCGACTTTGCTGAATATGGGAAACCTTTACGCCACAACCAGACGCAAAAAAATGGCGCGATCGTGTTTCCAAAATGCCCAAGAGTTAGCAGAACAAATCGAACATCAGCCACTTTTAGAAAAAGTACAGCAGTTCATAGATTCACTCTAG
- a CDS encoding SDR family oxidoreductase: MTSLQNQIILITGASSGIGTACARIFAGAGAKLILAARRLERLQQLADTLNKDFSTETHLLQLDVRDRSAVESAIATLPPAWADIDILINNAGLSRGLDKLHEASFQDWEDMIDTNVKGLLYVSRYVVPGMVSRDRGHVVNLGSIAGHQTYPGGNVYCATKAAVRAISEGLKQDLLGTRVRVTSVDPGMVETEFSEVRFHGNTERANKVYEGVTPLTADDIADVIFFCVTRSPHVNINEVVLMPVDQASATLVNRRTSK, from the coding sequence GTGACTTCTCTACAAAATCAAATCATTTTGATCACTGGTGCAAGTAGTGGTATCGGTACTGCTTGCGCCAGAATCTTTGCTGGTGCGGGCGCAAAACTTATCTTGGCAGCACGACGGTTAGAACGTTTACAGCAGCTAGCAGATACTCTTAATAAAGATTTTAGTACTGAAACTCATTTATTACAGCTAGATGTGCGCGATCGCAGCGCTGTTGAATCTGCTATTGCTACTCTACCCCCCGCCTGGGCTGACATTGACATTCTCATTAATAATGCTGGTCTAAGTCGCGGTTTAGACAAGTTGCACGAAGCCAGCTTTCAAGACTGGGAAGACATGATTGATACTAACGTTAAAGGTTTACTTTACGTCTCCCGCTATGTTGTTCCGGGAATGGTGAGTCGCGATCGCGGTCATGTGGTAAATTTAGGTTCCATTGCCGGACATCAAACCTATCCCGGTGGCAATGTCTACTGTGCTACTAAAGCTGCTGTCAGAGCAATTTCTGAAGGTTTAAAACAAGACCTGTTGGGAACGCGGGTACGTGTCACTTCCGTTGATCCTGGTATGGTAGAAACGGAATTTAGCGAGGTACGCTTTCACGGAAATACTGAACGCGCCAACAAAGTCTATGAGGGAGTTACACCCCTAACAGCAGATGATATCGCTGATGTGATATTTTTCTGTGTGACGCGATCGCCCCATGTCAATATCAATGAAGTTGTGCTGATGCCTGTTGATCAAGCTAGCGCTACCCTCGTTAACCGCCGAACATCAAAATAA